Proteins encoded in a region of the Streptomyces sp. NBC_00258 genome:
- a CDS encoding MarR family winged helix-turn-helix transcriptional regulator translates to MGDTRRVSEPTIEEQIAAYQREFQDLDPQVEKIVSALGRLNRRMNVAYGRQTATLGMSNAEWEVLKALVLSGAPYRMGPSDLAKRLGLTPAAMTHRIDRMVAEGLVTRERDESNRVRVIVELTEEGRGKWLEAMRLATVFEEDLLQDLSPEDRGVLGEVLTRLLRRVEHAQPDAGGRLTDLD, encoded by the coding sequence ATGGGTGACACCCGCCGCGTCAGCGAGCCGACGATCGAAGAGCAGATCGCCGCCTACCAGCGCGAGTTCCAGGACCTCGACCCCCAGGTCGAGAAGATCGTCTCGGCGCTGGGCCGCCTGAACCGCCGCATGAACGTCGCCTACGGCCGCCAGACCGCCACCCTCGGCATGAGCAACGCCGAGTGGGAGGTCCTCAAGGCCCTGGTCCTCTCCGGCGCCCCGTACCGAATGGGCCCGAGCGACCTCGCCAAGCGCCTCGGCCTCACCCCGGCCGCCATGACCCACCGCATCGACCGCATGGTCGCGGAGGGCCTGGTCACCCGGGAGCGCGACGAGTCCAACCGCGTACGCGTCATCGTCGAGCTGACCGAAGAGGGGCGCGGGAAGTGGCTGGAGGCCATGCGCCTCGCCACGGTCTTCGAGGAGGACCTCCTCCAGGACCTCTCCCCGGAGGACCGCGGCGTCCTCGGCGAAGTGCTGACCCGGCTGCTGCGCCGCGTGGAGCACGCCCAGCCGGACGCCGGCGGCCGGCTCACCGACCTTGACTGA
- a CDS encoding MFS transporter produces the protein MGAEMRRIHVGNALSAFGLGFTVPYLYVYVAQVRDLGAMTAGLVLAVFAVAALVVLPFAGRAIVRRGPLPVLLTALITAAVGALSLGLASSSTTVLLSAAALGAGQAVMQPALATMIVDFSSADTRSRAFATQFFLQNLGLGVGGLIGGHLVDASRASSFTLLFSIEAAMFLLLVVVMLTVRMPRAPQVEGAPGGARGSWKQLLGNRAMVQLCVVGFVLFFACYGQFESGLSAYGVEAAGISTSALGTALAANTAMIVVAQFAVLRFVERRKRSRVIGAVGLIWAFAWVVAGYAGLGHASQTMATAAFVSTYALFGLGEAMLSPTVAPLVADLAPSGMAGQYNSAFALVKQLALAVGPAVGGPMGASLHAPYVVTFLLFSLGITFLAVRLGKQLTPVQNQPSLAKSRVVARGGASAESVQTAA, from the coding sequence ATGGGCGCTGAGATGCGCCGGATCCATGTGGGCAACGCACTCAGCGCGTTCGGGCTCGGCTTTACCGTCCCGTATCTGTACGTCTATGTGGCGCAGGTACGGGATCTCGGTGCGATGACGGCGGGTCTCGTGCTCGCCGTCTTCGCCGTGGCCGCACTCGTGGTGCTGCCGTTCGCCGGGCGGGCCATCGTCCGCCGGGGCCCGCTGCCGGTGCTGCTCACCGCCCTGATCACCGCCGCCGTCGGCGCGCTGAGCCTCGGGCTCGCGAGCAGCTCGACGACCGTGCTGTTGTCCGCGGCCGCGCTCGGTGCCGGTCAGGCCGTGATGCAGCCGGCGCTCGCGACGATGATCGTGGACTTCTCGTCGGCCGATACGCGGTCGCGCGCCTTCGCCACGCAGTTCTTCCTGCAGAACCTCGGGCTCGGGGTCGGCGGGCTCATCGGCGGTCATCTCGTCGACGCCTCGCGGGCGAGCTCGTTCACGCTGCTGTTCTCGATCGAGGCGGCGATGTTCCTGCTGCTCGTGGTGGTCATGTTGACCGTACGGATGCCGCGTGCGCCCCAGGTCGAGGGAGCTCCGGGAGGGGCCAGGGGCAGCTGGAAGCAGCTGCTCGGCAACCGGGCCATGGTGCAGCTGTGTGTGGTGGGCTTCGTGCTGTTCTTCGCCTGCTACGGGCAGTTCGAGTCGGGGCTGAGCGCGTACGGCGTCGAGGCGGCGGGGATCTCCACGTCCGCGCTCGGGACCGCGCTTGCCGCGAACACGGCGATGATCGTGGTCGCCCAGTTCGCCGTGCTGCGGTTCGTCGAGCGGCGGAAGCGGTCCCGGGTGATCGGCGCTGTCGGCCTGATCTGGGCCTTCGCCTGGGTCGTCGCCGGGTACGCAGGGCTCGGGCACGCCAGCCAGACCATGGCGACGGCGGCGTTCGTTTCGACGTACGCGCTGTTCGGGCTCGGGGAGGCGATGCTGTCGCCGACCGTGGCTCCACTGGTCGCGGATCTGGCGCCGAGCGGTATGGCGGGGCAGTACAACTCCGCCTTCGCCCTGGTGAAGCAGCTGGCGCTCGCGGTCGGTCCTGCGGTGGGCGGGCCCATGGGGGCCTCGCTGCACGCTCCGTACGTCGTGACGTTTCTGCTGTTCTCGCTGGGGATCACGTTCCTGGCGGTGCGGCTGGGGAAGCAGCTCACTCCCGTACAGAATCAGCCGTCGCTGGCGAAGAGCCGGGTTGTGGCGCGGGGCGGGGCTTCGGCCGAGTCGGTGCAGACCGCGGCCTGA
- a CDS encoding sigma-70 family RNA polymerase sigma factor codes for MSVDGRDESPGEGGAEAGGLPSPQVPSQGGRPKGTPAGSPEDVSARGAVPETGVPPQRERREWHDSGVLPPPIELPSADAELIERMRSGDDTAYEELFRRHADAVRRYARTCCRDAHTADDLTAEVFARMLQAVRGGRGPEHAVRAYLLTTVRRVAASWTKSARREHLVDDFAVFAAQAARGSEVSDDDTLDLGADVRAMHEAEQSMAMQAFRSLPERWQAVLWHTEVEDESPSEVATLFGLDANGTRVLASRAREGLKQAYLQAHVSVTLTTDEECARYADRLGAYARGGLRTRAERGLRKHLEECAKCRLAAGQIKEVAGGIPAVVPIAVIGWFGAAGYAKAAALIAGGAGAGAAGAAGAASAAGGSSGGAGAGGGAAAEGLGAPVKAGIAAGVVAAAVAVVALALAGDEVKPKDPVAKPDPSPPVVEPRVPSPSPKPPKAEPAPSRPVPVVAPSSRPTPSPTPKPTPTSKPTPKPTPPPKPTPTTPPAPAPKPPPPPAPPAVFQWNQLEYGVTGDGTEPEMRLGESSWVWQRYGMSIADTSYANGVTVHGASSVTIDLNRTCSSYDAVVGVDDMTMGLGQVRFSVFADGARMWQSGLVQGGHGAVPVHVDLTGRKTIRLVVEPHSPFDSVALADWADSRFRCR; via the coding sequence ATGAGCGTTGACGGGCGGGACGAGTCACCCGGTGAGGGTGGCGCGGAGGCCGGTGGGCTGCCGTCGCCGCAGGTGCCGAGCCAGGGAGGCCGGCCGAAGGGCACTCCTGCCGGATCCCCGGAGGACGTGTCGGCCAGAGGTGCCGTCCCGGAAACCGGCGTTCCGCCGCAGCGGGAGCGGCGCGAGTGGCACGACAGCGGTGTACTGCCGCCCCCGATCGAGTTGCCGTCCGCCGATGCCGAGTTGATCGAGCGGATGCGCTCGGGAGACGACACGGCGTACGAGGAACTGTTCCGGCGCCACGCGGACGCCGTCCGCCGGTACGCACGCACCTGCTGCCGGGACGCCCACACCGCCGACGACCTCACGGCCGAGGTCTTCGCCCGCATGCTCCAGGCCGTACGCGGCGGGCGCGGCCCCGAGCACGCCGTACGCGCCTATCTGCTGACGACCGTACGACGCGTCGCGGCGAGCTGGACCAAGTCGGCGAGGCGCGAGCACCTGGTCGACGACTTCGCCGTGTTCGCGGCGCAGGCCGCACGCGGCTCCGAGGTGTCGGACGACGACACCCTGGACCTGGGCGCGGACGTACGGGCGATGCACGAGGCCGAGCAGTCGATGGCCATGCAGGCGTTCCGGTCGCTGCCGGAGCGGTGGCAGGCCGTGCTCTGGCACACCGAGGTCGAGGACGAGTCCCCGAGCGAGGTCGCCACGCTCTTCGGGCTGGACGCCAACGGCACACGTGTCCTTGCCAGTCGGGCCCGGGAAGGCCTCAAGCAGGCGTATCTCCAGGCCCATGTGAGCGTCACGCTCACCACCGACGAGGAGTGCGCACGCTACGCCGACCGGCTCGGCGCGTACGCGCGCGGCGGGCTGCGCACCCGTGCCGAGCGCGGGCTGCGCAAGCACCTTGAGGAGTGCGCCAAGTGCCGGCTCGCGGCCGGTCAGATCAAGGAAGTCGCCGGCGGGATTCCCGCGGTCGTACCGATCGCCGTCATCGGCTGGTTCGGTGCCGCCGGGTACGCGAAGGCGGCCGCGCTCATCGCCGGCGGTGCCGGCGCGGGTGCGGCCGGTGCCGCGGGGGCCGCGTCGGCGGCGGGCGGCAGCTCCGGAGGGGCCGGCGCAGGTGGAGGGGCCGCCGCCGAGGGTCTCGGGGCGCCTGTGAAGGCGGGGATCGCGGCCGGTGTCGTCGCGGCGGCCGTCGCCGTGGTGGCGCTCGCGCTGGCCGGTGACGAGGTGAAGCCCAAGGACCCCGTGGCCAAGCCTGATCCGTCCCCGCCCGTCGTCGAACCGCGCGTTCCGTCGCCGTCGCCGAAGCCCCCGAAGGCGGAGCCCGCGCCGAGCCGGCCGGTGCCGGTCGTGGCGCCCTCGTCGCGTCCGACGCCGAGTCCCACCCCCAAGCCGACGCCCACCTCCAAGCCCACTCCGAAACCGACTCCCCCGCCGAAGCCGACGCCCACGACTCCCCCCGCACCGGCCCCGAAGCCGCCCCCTCCGCCGGCGCCCCCTGCGGTCTTCCAGTGGAACCAGCTGGAGTACGGCGTCACCGGTGACGGCACCGAGCCCGAGATGCGGCTCGGCGAGAGCAGCTGGGTCTGGCAGCGGTACGGCATGTCGATCGCCGACACCTCGTACGCGAACGGTGTCACCGTCCACGGCGCCTCCTCGGTCACCATCGATCTCAACCGCACGTGTTCCTCGTACGACGCGGTGGTCGGTGTCGACGACATGACGATGGGGCTCGGTCAGGTGCGGTTCTCCGTCTTCGCGGACGGGGCCCGGATGTGGCAGTCGGGGCTGGTTCAGGGCGGTCATGGCGCGGTGCCCGTGCATGTGGATCTGACCGGCAGGAAAACGATCCGCCTGGTCGTCGAGCCGCATTCGCCCTTCGACTCGGTGGCGTTGGCGGACTGGGCGGATTCGCGCTTCCGCTGTCGGTGA
- a CDS encoding ATP-binding SpoIIE family protein phosphatase — protein sequence MNFTRWSARLPGTQRRAAARTEDSPTALPSEGSVPAARAERLTDSALLPAVDELPVREVLDRIPALVALVHGPDHRLAYVNDAYVAAFGVRPAGEPARDALPELAELGLLPLLDQVLRSSKPRTVKSRKAPGGRSYTFTCTPVEVSATPEGGGVLIFAADVTDHAEAAERLRASERRQRETAVTLQRSLLPQELEEPDDLRVAATYHPGGTEAAVGGDWYDVITLGGGRTALVIGDVMGRGVRAAAVMGQLRTAVRAYARLDLPPHEVLQLLDGLAMEIDANQIATCAYAVHDPNEGRLVYASAGHLPILVRDESGTVLRADEPTGPPLGTGGWMHASGSIPLGPGSTAVLYTDGLVERRDADLDEGIASLERALAGATGTPQVVCDRLVRSAGVTADHDDDVAVLVLQHPARTGPDGDLFRNAALELLGGVEAAPRARAFASGVLTSWRFPTDLHDLGVLAASELVANSLQHGTPPMRLRLRRTDRRLIVEVTDGDDHLPRRRRAEPADESGRGIAIVATIASNWGSRRTPGGGKAVWCEFALPRTT from the coding sequence GTGAACTTCACGCGCTGGAGCGCCCGGCTCCCCGGAACGCAGCGCCGCGCGGCAGCGCGGACCGAGGATTCGCCGACGGCGCTCCCTTCGGAGGGCTCCGTGCCCGCGGCACGCGCCGAGCGGCTGACCGACTCGGCGCTCCTGCCCGCCGTCGACGAGCTGCCCGTCCGCGAGGTCCTCGACCGCATCCCGGCCCTCGTCGCCCTGGTCCACGGCCCGGACCACCGCCTCGCGTACGTGAACGACGCCTATGTGGCCGCCTTCGGTGTCCGCCCGGCCGGCGAGCCCGCCCGCGACGCGCTGCCCGAGCTGGCCGAGCTCGGCCTGCTGCCGCTCCTCGACCAGGTCCTGCGCAGCTCCAAGCCCCGCACGGTCAAGTCCCGCAAGGCCCCCGGCGGCCGCTCGTACACGTTCACGTGCACACCGGTCGAGGTCTCGGCCACCCCCGAAGGCGGTGGCGTACTGATCTTCGCCGCCGACGTCACCGACCACGCCGAGGCCGCCGAGCGGCTGCGCGCCAGCGAGCGCCGGCAGCGCGAGACCGCCGTCACCCTCCAGCGTTCCCTGCTGCCCCAGGAGCTCGAAGAGCCCGACGACCTGCGCGTCGCCGCGACGTACCACCCGGGCGGCACGGAGGCCGCGGTCGGCGGCGACTGGTACGACGTGATCACCCTCGGCGGCGGCCGCACCGCCCTGGTCATCGGCGACGTCATGGGCCGCGGCGTCCGCGCGGCGGCCGTCATGGGCCAGCTCCGCACGGCCGTCCGCGCCTACGCCCGCCTCGACCTGCCCCCGCACGAGGTCCTCCAGCTCCTGGACGGCCTCGCCATGGAGATCGACGCCAACCAGATCGCCACCTGTGCGTACGCGGTCCACGACCCGAACGAGGGCCGGCTGGTGTACGCCTCCGCCGGCCACCTCCCGATCCTCGTCCGCGACGAGAGCGGCACGGTCCTGCGCGCCGACGAACCCACCGGCCCCCCGCTCGGCACCGGCGGCTGGATGCACGCCTCCGGCTCGATCCCGCTCGGCCCCGGCTCCACCGCCGTGCTCTACACCGACGGCCTGGTCGAGCGCCGCGACGCGGACCTGGACGAGGGCATCGCCTCCCTGGAGCGCGCCCTCGCCGGCGCCACGGGCACCCCCCAGGTGGTCTGCGACCGCCTGGTCCGCTCGGCGGGCGTGACCGCAGACCACGACGACGACGTCGCCGTCCTGGTCCTCCAGCACCCGGCCCGTACGGGACCGGACGGCGACCTCTTCCGCAACGCCGCACTGGAGCTGCTCGGCGGCGTCGAAGCGGCCCCACGCGCGCGTGCCTTCGCCTCCGGCGTCCTCACCAGCTGGCGCTTCCCGACGGACCTGCACGACCTCGGCGTACTGGCCGCGAGCGAGCTCGTCGCCAACTCCCTCCAGCACGGCACCCCGCCGATGCGCCTCAGACTCCGCCGCACCGACCGGCGCCTCATCGTCGAGGTCACCGACGGCGACGACCACCTCCCGCGCCGCCGCCGCGCCGAGCCTGCCGACGAGTCCGGCCGGGGCATCGCGATCGTCGCCACCATCGCCTCGAACTGGGGCTCCCGCCGCACCCCGGGCGGTGGCAAGGCGGTGTGGTGCGAGTTCGCACTTCCGCGCACCACCTGA
- a CDS encoding NAD(P)/FAD-dependent oxidoreductase translates to MKERARILVVGGGYVGMYTALGLQRKLKPELRRGDVEIVVVTPDPYMTYQPFLPEAAAGSISPRHVVVPLRRVLDQCRVVIGEAASIDHAKRTATLTTLATEEEGTGPEQITYDELVLAPGSVSRTLPIPGLAEYAIGFKTVEEAIGLRNHVIEQMDIASSTRDPAIRDAALTFVFVGGGYAGVEALGELEDMARYAARYYHNVKPDDMKWILVEASNRILPEVGEEMGKYTVTQLRRRNIDVRLETRLDSIADRVAVLSDGARFPTRTVVWTAGVKPHPVLAATDLPLNERGRLKCTAQLTVDGTTHAWAAGDAAAVPDVTAAEPGTETAPNAQHAVRQAKVLADNIARSLRGQPLETYAHKYVGSVASLGLHKGVAFVYGRKLKGYPAWFMHRVYHLSRVPTFNRKARVLAEWILSGLFKREIVSLGSLEHPRAEFELAAGGKPPQNPKGSS, encoded by the coding sequence GTGAAGGAACGTGCGCGCATTCTCGTTGTCGGCGGCGGCTACGTCGGGATGTACACCGCTCTGGGGCTCCAGCGGAAGCTGAAACCCGAGCTCAGGCGGGGCGACGTGGAAATCGTCGTGGTGACGCCCGACCCGTACATGACCTATCAGCCGTTCCTGCCCGAGGCCGCCGCGGGCTCGATCTCACCGCGTCATGTCGTCGTGCCGCTGCGCCGCGTCCTCGACCAGTGCCGGGTCGTCATCGGCGAGGCCGCGTCCATCGACCACGCCAAACGCACCGCGACCCTCACCACCCTCGCCACCGAGGAGGAGGGCACGGGCCCCGAGCAGATCACGTACGACGAACTCGTGCTGGCCCCCGGCTCCGTCTCCCGGACCCTCCCGATCCCCGGGCTCGCCGAGTACGCCATCGGCTTCAAGACCGTCGAAGAGGCCATCGGGCTGCGCAACCACGTCATCGAGCAGATGGACATCGCCTCCTCCACCCGCGACCCCGCGATCCGCGACGCCGCCCTGACCTTCGTCTTCGTAGGCGGCGGTTACGCAGGAGTGGAGGCCCTCGGCGAGCTGGAGGACATGGCCCGCTACGCCGCGCGCTACTACCACAACGTCAAGCCCGACGACATGAAGTGGATCCTCGTCGAGGCCTCGAACCGCATCCTCCCCGAGGTCGGCGAGGAGATGGGCAAGTACACCGTCACCCAGCTGCGCCGCCGCAACATCGACGTACGCCTGGAGACGCGTCTCGACTCCATCGCGGACCGGGTCGCCGTCCTCAGCGACGGGGCGCGCTTCCCGACGCGTACGGTCGTGTGGACCGCCGGCGTGAAACCGCACCCCGTCCTCGCGGCCACCGACCTCCCGCTGAACGAACGCGGCCGCCTGAAGTGCACCGCCCAGCTGACCGTCGACGGCACCACGCACGCGTGGGCCGCGGGAGACGCCGCGGCCGTCCCCGACGTCACCGCCGCCGAGCCCGGCACGGAGACCGCCCCCAACGCCCAGCACGCCGTGCGCCAGGCCAAGGTCCTCGCCGACAACATCGCCCGCTCACTGCGTGGCCAGCCCCTGGAGACGTACGCACACAAGTACGTCGGCTCGGTCGCCTCCCTGGGCCTGCACAAGGGCGTCGCGTTCGTCTACGGGCGCAAGCTGAAGGGCTACCCTGCCTGGTTCATGCACCGCGTCTACCACCTGAGCAGGGTGCCCACCTTCAACCGCAAGGCCCGCGTGCTCGCCGAATGGATCCTGTCGGGGCTCTTCAAGCGGGAGATCGTCTCCCTCGGTTCGCTCGAACATCCCCGTGCGGAGTTCGAACTCGCGGCCGGTGGAAAGCCTCCTCAGAACCCGAAGGGGTCGTCCTGA
- a CDS encoding class I SAM-dependent methyltransferase — protein sequence MTSSPQADETGFQLKGSAPERYEEYSAPIMAPFVEALLDAVDLCPGHQVLDVASGTGFVARAAAARVGPTGHVAAADFSEAMLKVAAAKAPRMYPDIEFTVAPADRLPHPDDTFDAVLCQQGVQFFPDLGAALVEASRVLRVGGRFAATAWAARDRSPYFEAHHRAITEYGGPEAEAHFAMAFSCPAERLTAALTDAGFHDVVSHDITFGITLPPLADFARGHLSAVPWGQAIEDAGGPDRLAQAAAAVAAALTDHTNPDGTATLPFTSTLVTAIH from the coding sequence ATGACCAGCTCACCCCAGGCAGACGAAACGGGCTTTCAGCTCAAAGGCAGCGCTCCCGAGCGCTACGAGGAGTACAGCGCACCGATCATGGCGCCGTTCGTCGAGGCGCTGCTGGACGCAGTGGACCTGTGTCCCGGCCACCAGGTCCTCGATGTCGCCTCCGGCACCGGCTTCGTGGCCCGCGCGGCCGCCGCCCGGGTCGGCCCCACGGGCCATGTCGCGGCCGCCGACTTCAGCGAGGCCATGCTCAAGGTGGCCGCCGCCAAGGCACCCCGCATGTACCCGGACATCGAGTTCACGGTGGCCCCCGCCGACCGCCTCCCCCATCCGGACGACACCTTCGACGCCGTCCTCTGCCAGCAGGGCGTCCAGTTCTTCCCCGACCTCGGCGCGGCTCTAGTCGAGGCGTCCAGGGTCCTGCGCGTCGGCGGCCGGTTCGCCGCCACCGCCTGGGCCGCCCGGGACCGCTCCCCTTACTTCGAGGCCCACCACCGCGCCATCACCGAGTACGGCGGCCCGGAGGCCGAGGCGCACTTCGCGATGGCCTTCTCCTGCCCCGCCGAACGCCTCACGGCGGCCCTCACCGACGCGGGCTTCCACGACGTGGTCAGCCATGACATCACCTTCGGCATCACCCTGCCCCCGCTCGCCGACTTCGCCCGCGGCCACCTCTCGGCCGTCCCCTGGGGCCAGGCCATCGAGGACGCGGGCGGCCCGGACCGTCTCGCACAGGCCGCCGCGGCGGTGGCCGCGGCCCTCACCGACCACACGAACCCCGACGGCACGGCAACACTCCCGTTCACGTCCACCCTGGTGACAGCCATCCACTGA
- a CDS encoding TetR/AcrR family transcriptional regulator, giving the protein MHIQDTQWSSASAIGTGGAISAAASNGRGVGDPSRTTPLRVDAQRNLEHVLRAAREVFGELGYGAPMEDVARRARVGVGTVYRRFPSKDVLVRRIAEEETSRLTDQARSALGQEDEPWSALSRFLRTSVASGAGRLLPPQILRVGVSDEGAEGTVLDETRVPQQRSQPLSPELRLVEQRPAPLQETVEVVAIEDDAGAAQLLEVVGRLVDRARAAGELRPDVTVSDVLLVIATAAPSLPDAAQQAAASARLLDILLEGLRSRPA; this is encoded by the coding sequence ATGCACATTCAGGACACTCAATGGTCTTCCGCGTCTGCCATCGGGACGGGCGGCGCGATCAGTGCGGCGGCATCGAACGGACGCGGCGTGGGGGACCCGTCGCGCACGACGCCACTGCGCGTGGACGCACAGCGCAATCTGGAGCACGTACTCCGAGCGGCACGTGAGGTCTTCGGCGAGCTGGGGTACGGCGCTCCGATGGAGGACGTGGCGCGGCGCGCCCGCGTCGGTGTCGGCACGGTGTACCGGCGCTTCCCGAGCAAGGACGTCCTGGTCCGGCGGATAGCCGAGGAGGAGACCTCCCGGCTGACCGACCAGGCGCGCTCCGCGCTGGGTCAGGAGGACGAGCCGTGGTCGGCGCTCTCGCGCTTCCTGCGGACCTCGGTGGCCTCGGGTGCCGGACGGCTGCTGCCTCCGCAGATCCTGCGGGTCGGCGTCAGTGACGAGGGAGCAGAGGGCACGGTCCTCGACGAGACACGGGTGCCGCAGCAGCGGTCCCAGCCGCTCTCGCCCGAGCTGCGGCTCGTGGAGCAGCGGCCGGCTCCCCTGCAGGAGACCGTGGAGGTCGTGGCGATCGAGGACGACGCCGGTGCGGCGCAGCTGCTGGAGGTCGTGGGCCGGCTCGTCGATCGGGCGCGGGCGGCGGGCGAACTGCGTCCGGACGTCACGGTCTCGGATGTGCTGCTGGTGATCGCCACGGCGGCGCCTTCGTTGCCGGACGCGGCCCAGCAGGCGGCTGCGTCGGCTCGGTTGCTGGACATTCTGCTGGAGGGGCTTCGGTCTCGGCCTGCCTGA